CTGCAATTCCCGCCCCCTCAAGCAATTTCAGCTGCCCTCAATATTGCTTCTGATACCAATCAGTAACTCCAGCACTGCCCAAGTCCTCTCTCTTGCATCTTCTTGCAATGCTCCAGGAGGGCTGTCCACTCTTTTAAAGCATCACTTCCACAAACATTTAATGAGTAATTTCTTAATGCCCCTTGTTATTACTGTGATTCAAAACCACAcattatttttaaagaactaaAAATGTGCTCTCGGGAATGTGTGATGTCAACCCCTCCTCCACCAATCAGCGTATGCAGCAGAATTCCAAATATGTaggttattataatattatatattatacatatgaACCAAATGCAGTGGAAGCATTTAGTCGGTAGCATCATCGTACTAAACATGCATGTTTGGATGCACTCTCTGTCTCGCTGAAGTCAAAAGGGAAGCATGAATGTTGTCAAGTGCTAAAATAAATACTATAGGATTCTAAATGTGCTCATTGGCAAATGGTGTCCTTTGGGCAAATATTTTTAACTTTCACTGAGAAGGAGGAAATTCTGAAAGTGTGTGATCAGTTAGGAGAAAGTGCGTTACCTCTCTGATCAGCTGATGCAAATTATGTTCTAGGACATAGAGGTGATCCTCTGGACTTTGTTTCTCAGAAGCAGATTTTTGGGATTTTTTATCATTTGAAGAGTGACATAAGGAAATAGACAGCTGCAAACCTACACAAAAGAATGGGGAAGGAAGACAACATGGCTTCAGTGGTGGTGGTTGACAATGGAGAAAACATGATCCATTCAATTATTTTTCACCGTATAGCCTACAGGCATTTATTGAATtcttcaaaaaacaaaaatatgcAAAAAATGGTATACTTGCCTGGGAATGGCTGGGAAATTATCTGGTTCTTCACAACAATATGGGGAATTTGAGATTTAATTTGCACAGCTTCTCGAGACAGCTGAGCAAAGATTTCTTTACACAACAGGACATTCTGTGCAGTTTCAAGTTTTGTTTGCCAATGTGGAGCTCCTGAGGGGGGAAAATACATTCGAAGTAAGTGGAAATTGGGAAGTAACTGTTGCTATCAACATTCACAGAACATCCAAGGCATTAGGAAGCCATTTAGCCAGGTCAGCTCTTATAACGCTAGCGTGTCAAAATAGCTGGATTCCcctctctgtctcacacacatacacaggcaATGTACTGTATTTGAAAAACTCCACAGCATGTATATGAATATAAATTCCTCTTAGAATGAGGATTAAAAGATGTCTTCTTTTGTTCTCTGTCACAGAGCTGTTGCTACAGAAAGAACTATCAAtgtactttgctcagtaaatgtcctagctgttgactacattgtattttcacttgcactgtgtaatccaccttggatctcagtgagaaagacggactataaattaataattataataataacacttaaaaGACAGAATGTAACTCTACCTGGTTTTGATTTTGGAAGCGGTCTTTTAAACAAGTTTACAGTTCCAAGATCCCCTATATCTGGAGCTTGTTTCTGAATAGATACCTGCATTGAAGGAAAGAACTCTGAATTATTCTGTATTCCACGAAATGCCATCGAAAAGCACAAAGCATCATCTGTACGAACCTTGATATAAGCAGACCCCTCTAAATCACTTGGGATCTGGACATCCAAAGGAGAGTAATCGTCAGGAATTTTTTTATCCAGATCAATGTCTGTGTTTTTTATGACTTCAAATGTGCCGTGATGTGGAAAGAGAGACCCTAAAGGAAAATGGTTATAGAAAATCAGTTCCTGAAGACATATAATCTACATCTATCTGAAAGATCAAGACATTTTTAATATTTGCCATGATGGAGGTTTGTTTCACAAAAGACAAACTAGGACCAAAGGTAGTACAAAAAACTTTAATTTCTACACTTTAGGGTTTTTATATGATAAACAATAATACATGTAATAAGGACTACCTATTAGAGGTGCGCATAACgaaattcctgagccaaaaatgTACACAGAAATTGCTATTTTGGGTCATTATCTTGATTTTCTGGAACAATTAACAAAAATCCACTTGGGAAATACCAAACCCTCTCCCCCCaaaatctgctttttaaaaacaagttccAACAACGCAGTATGTGCTGgcgtttttctttgattctactgagttCCTAGGAAGCAgcgtttctcccttccaatcagattcttgCAAGGGAGACCTCCTagcccaggggtgggcaattgttttggctcgggggccactttgtgggagcagaggttagcggagggccgcaccttttaaaatgattgcattcattagttaactttgcatttcagaaaaggtataaattgtatcataaaaatcaataaatataaattaaataaaataatggtagttttattcaatttatttattgtgctaatttcatatcatctatagctgcaagcacatttaattttagaatcagtttaatgagacaaatgtaggaatgaaggaaatgaaggaaatctcggttcaagacggatttttctgactgtcttggcgggccacaaaaaactctgtagcgggctgcatgtggcccgcgggccgcaatttgcccacccctgtcctaGCCAATCATCCTACAAAGAGCACTTCCAGCCAATCACCTTTCCAGGCAAGCGGAATCCTTTGCTTCCTTTCAAACACCTGGGAAATCTCAGTGGCCATGGAATGGTGATACTTGGCCCCAGCCCCCACTgcaaagtcccccatagggaataattgaaaaGCTGCCACTCTCTTTCTTCACTTTGTAAAACAGACAACGACAAGGAAACATGACAtatgcagagttttcagcagaaagataaaagggtttgggggggggaaatacctgtaaaagtaggaaaataaaataaacgcaaacaggtgtttgtttgttttaataccAATGgccagctggagctctcctgttagactgccaccattttaggaatcagcaGAGAGAGGAATGGGGCTACATAGAGAGGgacctacttgggggggggtctgtaaaattgctcccctttgttcaatctatGTGAATGTTAGGGGTTCTTTAAATTAGAGGGGaggctgtgttctgtgcaaaattggtgccattatctttataaacaactACCTCAGACCctcatatacattctccattgaaaataatgatccCAAACTCCAGAACCTGAAAGACCACACAGATTTCTGAACAAGTAACACCCTATTCAGAAATAAGCAGGAATGGTAAAAATCCACTCTCCCCAAGTCCAGTTCTAACTTATAATGAATTTTTTCTCCGCGCACACCTCTGCTGCTAGCTATCACATAGGCAAAAATTTCTGCTTTTTACACGCTGGTATTTTCATTGAAAAAGCTTGAATAACTCTAGAAATGTAGAACACGAAACATTCTTACAATAATGTTCAATACTACTTAACAGTGACATAGAACTTGAGTGTTCAAAGCATATACTGCTAGTACTCCTTACAACCACTCAGTAAAGTAGATCAGTATTATTATACACAGATTGCAGATGGGAGACTGACAAATTGTGGCTAAGGTTTGCACTGAGGATTTCCTGATGCCACAGTTCTGCCTCCTAGCTAATGAGCTAAATGCAAAATTTAGACTAGTAAAAAGGAGTAAGGGAGGGAAGGTTGCATAGCAtacagcccaatcttgtcagaacttcaaaaggtaagcagggtcagtatttcgATGGggtctgaaccccatccatgccaatgctaatactgagccattgctaatgctgtaccttaatgtcacTTTGCAAATGCCTTAACCATTACTTTCGTTTCACAAGCATCTTGAGAACACAGCTGGcctatctccttcctttgaagctcccagaagcgaccttgcactgtctgaagtgttatatgccttttgtcctgtctaggctgatgtataaaccctgaAAGAAATTCCCAGAACGTTTCCCGCACAAACCTGTGGTTTAGTTGGGAGCGGGGGGAAcgattgggtatttagagatgtacttccTTCAAGtgtctattcctgtcaaggaacgtgtactgcttagatgctttcttgattctgagtaatcctatggacatatatatggaaatgatttgatttctgaataaaaccatttaaccaggagCCTGGACTTCTTCTTGCAGGGACTTCTTcttacagggatctgtctgccatatcctgacagggaaccaccaaagaagactctgcaggggaaggcactggcaaaccacctcttgcttctcacttgctacaaaagccccttgctggggccgCCTTATGTCTGTtgcgatttgacagcacatacgTACTTATAAAGGAGTAGGCTACATAGGTAAGGTGCTGTCAGCAGGTGCCTGCTACCTAGGCCATCATTGTCAGCATCTTCTTTGCCTTCCCTCTCCATGCTTTTTTGGAGCAGCTGAGGCGGAAAGACAAAGAGCTAAGCAAGCCTAAGGGTGGACAGAGGGCAGAGTTCAAATGCAGACCGAGCTTCATACCTGCACTTTTGTAGCTCAAGTCCCCAAGGATTTTGTCTCCCACCTTCCTCAGCTTCCAGTGCTGTCTCAGCCGGAGCAGTTCAGAATTGAAGTCTCTCTGCCGCTTATTTTCCTGGCTCTCCGCAACAGATTTAGACAGCCTTTCAGCTCCTTTCAGAAGGATTTGAGCTGCTCCAGCTAACGATTTCTttttggagatcaactgtaaaaCTTGAGGATTCTACAAATGGAGACAGACACCTCAGAATGGAAATCTGTTTAGCTATGATTGAAATCCATTCCGCAATTCATGCTTCAAATTCAGAGCAAGTATAGCCAAATTCCCAGGTCATGAATCTGAACTCCTTCAGAGGTCATCCAATCACCCTTGCAACATGCACAATGGGAGAGAGATTATCTCTAGAATTTAGAAAAATAAGCAGTTTCCAGAACAGCGTAATACTTATTGGATGAACAAGATCATGTCAGAAAGTTAGAGGCTGCATAGCATCTTGTTGGCAGCTTTACAGACATGTTGCCAGACAGAATGACAAAATTCATGCTGCTTGCAGGAAGAAATCAAAGCCATCATCAGTCAGCAGAGTAACCCTACTGATACTAAAAAGACTAGCCTGGCGTAAAGGAGCAATGGATTGTAGGCCAAAGCCCCGATGTCTACAAGTACTAGATTGCTTTAGTGAATCAACTGAAGACTAAATTTTAACAATCTGTTGTCCCTTGATTTCAGAGTAACCATATAAAATTTCTGTGCAAAAAACTAGCTTGAGGACGGTGTCCCAataggttggatcctaccagctttgtTGCTGGAACAAGAATATATATTTGAATGTATTCTTAATCATTCTGGGGGGCGGGACTGAAATTATTAGTAATGTTTCTTATCTATTtgctgcaaagggggggggaaagcaatTAAAGCTCCCCTCCTCTCCTTGGTAAAAGATCCATTCAGGCATGCTGGGGCAGTTCTAGTGAACAGAAAGTAATTAACAAACTCCACATAAAAAACCTCTTGAGAACTTAAGTTTAAAAGGACAACCGAAGGGAAAAGCAGGAATCTGCTGAACTGGACctacttcaaataaacatattactAGGATCTTGCTCTTCAGGGCAGGCATTTCCAGATTTTTAAGGGGAAGCCTATTAACTGTGTTAAGTGCTGCATGGAATCCCTTTCATTTCAATTCCACTTGTTAACTGATTGAAAAGGAACCCATCAACAGTGCCAAAAGGTCATCATGCGGAATAAGCATAACACAATTCATACCAAAACTTAAATGAATAGAACATTTGAGCtgttaaaacatttttaacaGTTATTTGTACAAAGAAAGCCCACAGACTGAACTGTACCTGCTTTTGGGGTAGTTGCTCTTGTACAACTGGATCTAGGGTCATAAATTTTTTATCTTTGACAATGCTGAGGACATCATAGAGCACACACATCTCAGTCAAGGCACTTCTCAAGTTATTCCTCACTGAATCCCATGGCCAGAGAGACGGCTGAAACTTTACCAAACCTTAGGAATGCAAAGAAAGGAGAAATTCAATGAAGCTACAAAGATCAAAATATTTCTGGCATTTCCAGAACAGAGTTATTTCTTTTCCATCAAGTACAACAGAAAGAATGTTGGATGGTGCAGAATTTCAACCTTGctccattttttccctgcaaCTAAGGGAATggaaagtttcaggtaggtagctgtgttggcctgcagtagaacagcaggataagtccagtagcaccttacaaaccaacaagatgttcagggtatgagcttttgagagtcaaaggtcccttcttcagatatgagaatGGAGAGTATACTTCTTGAACACCATTACCTGAATACATGATTATAGCACCTCCTAAAGAGCTCATGTATGTTAACATGCATACAACCCACATATTATATTTCACATTCAACTCATGTGATTTAACCCTCCAAATTAGGCACTGAagcctatcatcatcatcatcttaatGTGAATGCTTTTGGGAATCTCTTACAAACAGTGGTATGTGCATAAGTGCAGGATGCATGCACACTCACTCTAATGTGCGCACAGAGCCCCAACAATACAGTGTACAAAGCTGACCTGATCATTTTAGTGGGTACTTTTTGTCTCCATATAAGATCAATCATATATTTTGTTATATAGATAATGCGtaaatatatatgatatatatatatatatgatatatatatatatatgaatcatttatacattttatatacatacatatgtatatatgtacGTATACACACAGACACATATAAAGTAATATATTTTGTTAAGATGGTCAACTTCCCCTTCAAatgaacacaaacacacaaaactaCGGCATCCTGAGTCAGAGCACTGGTCGATCAGGACCAGAATCAGTTGCTCTGAccagcaacagctctccagtGTCATCGAGGGAGGCCTTTcgcatcacctgatccttttaacgggagatgccagggactgaacctgggaccttctgcatgcaaggcaggcGCTCTCCCACGgcgccacgcccccccccccaatgaactATCTTCCAAGGCCAGCACCATCTGCTGTGACCGGCAGCGGCTCTCGAAGCTCTCAGGtggagtctttcacatcacttgccaCCTGCCCTGACTCAAGCCAGGCCTGTGCGCCACCCCTGAGCCCCAGGCCGGGCCCGCCGctgccctcaccctcctcctcgtCGTCGTTCTCGCCCCCGGCGCCAGGCCACTCTCGCGCCCCGCCGGTGGGGCTGGGCTCGTCCTCCTCGGAGCCGGAGCTGCCCTGGCTGAAGTCGATGCGCTGCGCCAGGCGGGCCAAGTTCTGCGACATGGACAGCGGCTGCAGGTAGGTCTCGCTCCCGTCCAGGCCCACCTCCTGCACATGCTTCTCGCAGGCCGACTCGATGCTGATCCGGACCGCCGGCACCCCCGACATTTTCGTCGCTTCGGGAAGAGAACAAACaaccctcttttctctttttcccgTCAACGACAATGTTCAGGCAGTCCCTGGGCATGCGCGCGGGAAAACTACGGTGTCCCTCGAGGGGCTCTCGCAGCGGTTACGAGTGATTGTAAATATGCGCATGCGCTCTTCGGAGGGGGGGAATGCTGGGCGGGGATGCAACCGGGCGACGGAAGAGAGGATGCGCTAGGCGATCTCGGGTGGCAGCTGAGAGTGCGAGTTTCATCGTTCGGGTCTTTTCGGAAGAGCTCGGACTGCAAAGTAGGCGGGGCGTAGAACTGCAGGAGGGAACGCCTAGGAATTGGCTTTTACCTCGTAGCGTTCAGGCGTTGCTGAGTTTTGGCGCGCTTGCTTGCGGTCTCGCTCCCTAAttagttgccaactccaggctgggaatttTCTGGAGAtcttgggagtggagcctggagagagcaggattTAGGAGCCGGgggacctcatcagggtataataccatggaatccacttttccaagcagccattttctctaggggaacagatctctatggcctggaaatcagttgtaattccgggagatctccagccaccttctGGAGGCTGCCAACTCTATCTGCAGCACCAGCCTTCTATACATTTACTCAATAAGTTATCTCCACTCTTTACTGGGGTGGCTCCCAGGTAagcttgcataggattgcagcttttAAAGTTtcaaatgggtagctgtgttagtctgcactagaagagcaagaattgggtccagtggcacctttaaagaCCAGTGTTTGCAGTACAACACACTGATCACGTTTAAGCAGTTTGTTAGAGAAAATGTGGCATAAATTTTCTCCATAGTTTGCAGGGTAAGTGGTTTGTAGTGGATACTTAATTCTCTGTCTCTTAGGTATAAcatccagtcttttgcatttggtGACAGCGTGTAAGACTTCTGGATCCAGAGCTGGGACATGGTTTTAAAacatctgttgtttttataaaaCGCTGCATAAGGTTTTCATTCAGTAGACAGAAGC
The DNA window shown above is from Eublepharis macularius isolate TG4126 chromosome 3, MPM_Emac_v1.0, whole genome shotgun sequence and carries:
- the MED17 gene encoding mediator of RNA polymerase II transcription subunit 17, producing MSGVPAVRISIESACEKHVQEVGLDGSETYLQPLSMSQNLARLAQRIDFSQGSSGSEEDEPSPTGGAREWPGAGGENDDEEEGLVKFQPSLWPWDSVRNNLRSALTEMCVLYDVLSIVKDKKFMTLDPVVQEQLPQKQNPQVLQLISKKKSLAGAAQILLKGAERLSKSVAESQENKRQRDFNSELLRLRQHWKLRKVGDKILGDLSYKSAGSLFPHHGTFEVIKNTDIDLDKKIPDDYSPLDVQIPSDLEGSAYIKVSIQKQAPDIGDLGTVNLFKRPLPKSKPGAPHWQTKLETAQNVLLCKEIFAQLSREAVQIKSQIPHIVVKNQIISQPFPGLQLSISLCHSSNDKKSQKSASEKQSPEDHLYVLEHNLHQLIREFHKQTLSSTMMPHPASAPFGHKRMRLAGPQAFDKNEINSLQPSEGLLEKIIKQAKHIFLRRRTARTIDSLASRIEDPQIQAHWSNINDVYESSVKVLITSQGYEQICKSIQLQLNIGVEQIRVVHRDGRVITLSHQEQELQDFLLSQMSQHQVHAVQQLAKVMGWHVLSFSNHVGLGPVESIGNASAITVASPNGDYSVSVRNGPESGSKIMVQFPRCQCKDLLKSDVLQDNKWNYLRGPFREVQWNKMEGRNFVYKMELLMAALTPCS